A DNA window from Rhizobium jaguaris contains the following coding sequences:
- a CDS encoding DMT family transporter — protein MTSITADSNSMAASHSTLRGVLVAFASYAVFAFSDASIKILHGTLPSYEVAFIGSLFGFAAIPFLKARGDGWLDVVRTTNRPLWMLRFASGAISAICSIVAFTKLPMAEAFALLFLLPSFVTILSVVFLKEDVRWQRWTAVFLGFVGVLIVLRPGFRELSAGHVCAAIGGLSGAVSIVINRALGSKEKRVSLYGAALFGALIVSGLLMLPEMMWPTAWQWIFLASYGLLGAVGTVLLMNAAHLAPANLVAPPQYSQMIWAIGFGYLLFNDDIDLPMALGIVLIIFSGLLTLARERKRGTPLPAAVLAANTPALATTRESQANTPNR, from the coding sequence ATGACATCAATCACAGCCGATTCCAATTCGATGGCTGCCAGCCATTCCACGCTTCGTGGCGTGCTCGTGGCATTCGCATCCTATGCCGTCTTCGCCTTCAGTGACGCATCAATCAAGATATTGCATGGGACCTTGCCCTCCTACGAAGTGGCCTTCATCGGCTCGCTGTTCGGATTTGCGGCGATCCCGTTTTTGAAGGCACGCGGGGATGGGTGGCTGGATGTCGTCAGGACGACGAACCGGCCACTATGGATGCTGCGTTTTGCCTCTGGTGCCATCAGCGCCATCTGCTCGATCGTGGCTTTTACCAAGCTGCCGATGGCGGAGGCTTTCGCGCTGCTGTTCCTGCTGCCATCCTTCGTCACCATCCTGTCTGTCGTCTTTCTCAAGGAGGATGTGCGCTGGCAGCGTTGGACGGCGGTGTTCCTCGGCTTCGTCGGCGTGCTTATCGTGCTGCGACCAGGCTTTCGCGAGCTTTCGGCCGGTCATGTCTGTGCGGCGATCGGTGGCTTGAGTGGGGCAGTCTCGATCGTCATCAATCGCGCGCTCGGGTCGAAGGAGAAGCGCGTCTCGCTTTATGGCGCAGCGTTGTTCGGCGCGCTGATCGTCAGCGGCTTGCTGATGCTGCCCGAGATGATGTGGCCGACGGCATGGCAATGGATATTCCTTGCAAGCTACGGCCTTCTCGGTGCTGTCGGCACCGTTCTGCTGATGAACGCCGCGCATCTGGCACCGGCCAATCTCGTCGCGCCGCCACAATATAGCCAGATGATTTGGGCGATCGGTTTCGGTTATCTGCTGTTCAACGACGATATCGACCTGCCGATGGCGCTCGGTATCGTTCTCATCATCTTTTCCGGCCTGCTGACGCTGGCGCGCGAGCGCAAACGCGGCACGCCGCTGCCGGCAGCCGTTCTTGCCGCCAACACGCCGGCGTTGGCTACAACACGGGAGTCGCAGGCCAACACACCAAATAGGTGA
- a CDS encoding DUF930 domain-containing protein has translation MERVAEQREPEKRGWGLIPSILLHILFFAALFLLPVVAVPLPQPEESIHVEMVPQPKEEAKNAAKPNERSGRVPTPTPKPDEKQPQKEQKTESTDKKEGEQTADKLSDESKTKTEKGPDPNAQDQNAKSQEPAQADKPADVKADQPAPTTEQADAKPQPGDAPSPTPSDDQAKQQDQTPTPPDAQQQNQAPPATNPDMQTAQAADQPKPDTQADQASTKPSADDPAQPTPAEQAAADAKAQQQPDATPSATDADMQSQLQALAEKAAQANAEANATKADAAASATDPNARDPASAATPEELATNQPSDTQIAEPNKPSTDEAGTQAEQKPGTATDLATGQAKAAEGQVDPNAQQQAVADPKVAPDVAVPTTGGAQPQQQPQDQSASGNPSDPTAGTTFVPEPQPRPQQTQSADGTQEASKTDPSQTEQKSGGQQGKFTQAKRLYSGSQLARLSKDELDAWKKLPRRTRVQQLCNSEEKLQYGYELHAYGLGFVNSALSPAMISDVGAYGDGVAVQTPKGWQQVQFKCQVDDDALKVVGFSYAVKGRISISQIEKLGIPSY, from the coding sequence TCGCCGAACAGCGGGAACCGGAAAAGCGTGGATGGGGACTGATTCCTTCCATCCTGCTGCATATCCTGTTTTTCGCCGCGCTTTTCCTGTTGCCGGTGGTGGCCGTGCCGTTACCGCAGCCGGAAGAGAGTATCCATGTCGAGATGGTGCCGCAGCCAAAGGAGGAGGCAAAGAACGCCGCCAAGCCGAACGAGCGATCCGGCCGCGTGCCGACTCCGACGCCCAAGCCCGACGAGAAGCAGCCTCAGAAGGAACAGAAGACCGAGTCAACCGATAAAAAGGAAGGCGAGCAGACTGCCGACAAGTTGAGCGACGAGAGCAAGACGAAGACTGAGAAGGGTCCCGATCCCAATGCCCAGGACCAGAATGCGAAGTCGCAGGAGCCGGCGCAGGCCGATAAGCCTGCCGATGTAAAGGCTGATCAGCCGGCACCGACCACGGAGCAGGCGGATGCGAAGCCGCAGCCGGGTGACGCCCCGTCGCCGACACCGTCCGATGATCAAGCGAAGCAGCAAGATCAGACGCCAACGCCTCCGGACGCACAACAGCAGAATCAGGCGCCGCCCGCTACCAACCCCGATATGCAGACCGCGCAGGCGGCAGATCAGCCAAAGCCGGACACGCAGGCGGATCAGGCCAGCACAAAGCCGTCGGCCGACGATCCGGCTCAGCCGACGCCTGCCGAACAGGCTGCCGCAGATGCCAAGGCGCAGCAGCAACCCGACGCGACCCCCTCCGCGACGGATGCGGATATGCAATCGCAGCTACAAGCATTGGCAGAGAAAGCGGCACAGGCCAACGCGGAAGCAAACGCAACCAAGGCGGATGCTGCTGCGTCTGCAACCGATCCGAACGCCCGTGATCCGGCATCTGCCGCCACACCCGAAGAGCTGGCGACGAACCAGCCATCCGACACCCAAATTGCCGAGCCGAATAAGCCTTCGACGGATGAAGCAGGCACACAGGCGGAGCAAAAGCCCGGAACGGCAACCGACCTCGCAACGGGGCAGGCGAAAGCTGCGGAAGGGCAGGTGGATCCGAACGCACAACAGCAGGCCGTCGCTGATCCTAAGGTCGCGCCGGATGTCGCCGTTCCAACAACCGGCGGCGCACAACCACAGCAACAACCTCAGGACCAATCGGCCTCCGGCAACCCCAGTGATCCAACGGCGGGAACCACCTTCGTTCCCGAGCCTCAACCTCGGCCGCAGCAGACACAGTCAGCGGACGGCACACAAGAGGCATCGAAAACCGATCCGTCGCAGACCGAGCAAAAGTCCGGCGGTCAACAGGGCAAATTTACCCAAGCGAAGCGTCTCTATTCCGGTAGCCAACTGGCGCGTTTGTCGAAGGACGAACTGGACGCCTGGAAAAAGCTGCCACGACGTACACGAGTGCAGCAGCTTTGCAATAGCGAGGAAAAGCTGCAGTACGGCTATGAATTGCACGCTTACGGTCTCGGTTTCGTCAATTCCGCGCTTTCGCCAGCGATGATCTCGGACGTCGGCGCCTACGGCGATGGTGTCGCAGTCCAAACACCTAAAGGGTGGCAACAGGTCCAATTCAAATGCCAAGTTGATGACGACGCCTTGAAGGTCGTTGGTTTCTCCTATGCCGTCAAAGGTCGCATCTCAATAAGTCAGATAGAGAAACTGGGCATTCCCAGCTACTGA